In the genome of Candidatus Methylomirabilota bacterium, one region contains:
- a CDS encoding DUF507 family protein, giving the protein MPRRDELAGRMAEAVVRRLTTRKLVEVRDESRALEVIRRILSENLHAEEKLDADARALLMDHAKEIRDSASDYKRIFSLVKGKLAKDRGFVL; this is encoded by the coding sequence ATGCCGAGACGGGACGAACTGGCTGGACGGATGGCCGAGGCGGTGGTGCGACGGCTGACCACGCGCAAGCTCGTCGAGGTCCGTGACGAGAGCCGGGCCCTCGAGGTGATCCGGCGCATCCTGTCGGAGAACCTTCACGCCGAGGAAAAGCTGGACGCCGATGCCCGTGCGCTCCTCATGGACCACGCCAAGGAGATCCGCGACTCGGCGTCGGACTACAAGCGCATCTTCTCGCTCGTGAAGGGCAAGCTCGCCAAGGA
- a CDS encoding HAMP domain-containing sensor histidine kinase has translation MVVAPLALLVALTAAMLWEGGAPVSPVRHLFLVPPVWAALTAGAQAGAFVGLMAGFLQAPLVLPAIERVGLTGGAVDGLVSLVTPAVLGAVAGHVRDQAFAGARRLDALLEIQRRLAADEPMAARLDLVVHVVRDCLGARTVGLVVDSPEGPPAVASAPRGAALATRSAAAWCLTSGQSLRSRDLATDPRMTLADVSPSPRRAMALPLDAGAGSRGVLAVEWRGEVPEATARAATEMALHLGLGVENARLTLRQRRFAAELEERVAAATDRQREIDRAKSEFISVVSHELRTPITALEGFSELLLSRPVSPERARRFLGHIHAESRRLGRIVTELLDLSRIEVGVAPVLNRERVDLAAHVERQIELFAGVHGGHRFLWRAASPLPPLHADPDALDRMLQNLLSNAVKYSPRGGEVRVSACAGPGGLVELAVEDQGVGIAAEALPRVFDKYVRIANPETASVRGLGLGLSLVRALAEAQGGRIEVSSEPGKGSCFRLLLPGGGEDFFRYSGHLS, from the coding sequence GTGGTAGTCGCTCCGCTCGCCCTCCTCGTCGCCCTCACCGCCGCCATGCTCTGGGAAGGCGGGGCGCCGGTGTCCCCGGTCCGCCACCTGTTCCTCGTGCCGCCCGTGTGGGCGGCACTCACCGCGGGTGCGCAGGCCGGCGCCTTCGTGGGGCTCATGGCCGGCTTTCTCCAGGCGCCGCTCGTGCTGCCCGCGATCGAGCGCGTCGGATTGACGGGCGGCGCGGTGGACGGGCTGGTGTCCCTGGTGACGCCCGCGGTGCTGGGGGCGGTGGCCGGCCATGTGCGCGACCAGGCCTTCGCGGGGGCCCGCCGGCTCGACGCGCTGCTCGAGATTCAGCGGAGGCTGGCCGCGGACGAGCCGATGGCGGCGCGGCTGGACTTGGTTGTCCATGTGGTCCGCGACTGCCTGGGGGCGCGCACCGTCGGTCTCGTGGTGGACTCGCCCGAGGGCCCGCCGGCGGTGGCGAGCGCGCCGCGTGGCGCCGCGCTGGCCACGCGCTCCGCCGCCGCGTGGTGCTTGACGTCGGGACAGAGCCTGCGCAGCCGCGACCTCGCCACGGATCCGCGTATGACCCTAGCGGATGTCTCGCCTTCGCCGCGGCGCGCGATGGCGCTGCCACTGGACGCGGGCGCCGGATCGCGGGGCGTGCTCGCGGTGGAGTGGCGGGGGGAGGTGCCGGAGGCCACGGCGCGCGCCGCGACGGAGATGGCGCTCCACCTCGGCCTCGGCGTGGAGAACGCGCGGCTCACACTGCGCCAGCGCCGCTTCGCCGCCGAGCTCGAGGAACGGGTCGCCGCCGCCACCGACCGCCAGCGCGAGATCGATCGGGCGAAGTCCGAGTTCATCTCCGTCGTCTCGCACGAGCTCCGCACGCCGATCACCGCGCTCGAGGGCTTCTCGGAGCTCCTGCTCTCCCGCCCCGTGTCACCCGAGCGCGCCCGGCGCTTCCTGGGCCACATCCACGCGGAGAGCCGGCGGCTGGGACGCATCGTCACCGAGCTGCTCGACCTCTCGCGCATCGAGGTCGGGGTCGCGCCGGTCCTCAACCGCGAGCGGGTCGACCTCGCCGCGCACGTGGAGCGGCAGATCGAGCTCTTCGCGGGCGTGCACGGGGGGCACCGGTTCCTCTGGCGGGCGGCTTCCCCGCTGCCGCCCCTTCATGCCGACCCCGACGCGCTCGACCGGATGCTCCAGAACCTCCTCTCCAATGCCGTGAAGTACTCGCCGCGGGGCGGCGAGGTCCGGGTGAGCGCGTGCGCGGGGCCGGGTGGTCTCGTCGAGCTGGCGGTCGAGGACCAGGGGGTGGGGATCGCCGCGGAGGCGCTGCCCCGCGTCTTCGACAAGTACGTGCGCATCGCCAATCCCGAGACGGCGAGCGTCCGGGGACTGGGCCTGGGGCTCAGCCTGGTCCGGGCCCTCGCCGAGGCGCAAGGGGGGCGGATCGAGGTCAGCAGCGAGCCCGGGAAAGGTTCCTGTTTTCGTCTGCTTCTGCCCGGCGGAGGCGAGGATTTCTTCCGATATTCCGGCCATTTGAGTTGA
- a CDS encoding HD-GYP domain-containing protein: MAADVALSQALAYARDLKAVCEVWQERERELKHANTRLRHAHRQSLRYAADLKKTYWRMEKAFLASLLALAHALEARDRYTRGHSERVASLARGLALAAGLPASAADVVAQAGRLHDLGKIGVPEGVLRKPGPLTDEEWALMRQHPLTGAQILAPLEFFADGMLIVRHHHERFDGSGYPDGLRGLAIPLGARIVAVVDVYDALTSDRPYRPGLAHAVVVDRLRREAGRTLDGELVALFLDLPAHGSADRAV; the protein is encoded by the coding sequence ATGGCCGCAGACGTAGCCCTCTCCCAGGCCCTCGCCTACGCTCGAGACCTCAAGGCCGTCTGCGAGGTGTGGCAGGAGCGGGAGCGCGAGCTGAAGCACGCGAACACGCGCCTCCGCCACGCGCATCGCCAGTCGTTGCGCTACGCCGCCGACCTCAAGAAGACGTACTGGCGCATGGAGAAGGCGTTCCTCGCGAGCCTTCTCGCCCTCGCCCATGCGCTGGAGGCGCGCGATCGCTACACGCGCGGCCACTCGGAGCGGGTCGCGTCCCTCGCGCGGGGGCTCGCGCTGGCCGCGGGGCTTCCCGCCTCGGCCGCCGACGTCGTGGCCCAGGCCGGGCGCCTCCACGATCTTGGTAAGATCGGCGTGCCCGAGGGCGTGCTGCGCAAGCCGGGCCCGCTCACCGACGAGGAGTGGGCGCTCATGCGTCAGCACCCGCTCACCGGCGCGCAGATCCTGGCGCCGCTCGAGTTCTTCGCTGACGGCATGCTGATCGTCCGCCATCACCACGAGCGCTTCGACGGGAGCGGCTATCCCGACGGGCTGCGCGGCCTTGCCATCCCCCTCGGCGCGCGCATCGTGGCGGTGGTGGACGTCTACGACGCGCTCACGTCGGATCGCCCCTATCGCCCGGGCCTCGCGCACGCGGTGGTCGTCGACCGGCTACGCCGCGAGGCCGGCCGCACGCTCGACGGCGAGCTGGTCGCTCTCTTCCTGGATCTGCCGGCCCATGGATCTGCTGACCGCGCCGTTTGA